One Lutra lutra chromosome 7, mLutLut1.2, whole genome shotgun sequence DNA window includes the following coding sequences:
- the MNS1 gene encoding meiosis-specific nuclear structural protein 1 isoform X2, producing MAEENKRLRKLQLEQEEKLAMELAKLKHQSLKDEKMRQQVRENSIELRELEKKLKAAYMNKERAAQIAEKDAIKYEQMKRDAEIAKTMMEEHERAVREESAAEDKRSQVKAQYYLDLEKQLEEQEKKKQEAYEQLLKEKLMIDEIVRKIYEEDQLERQQKLEKMNVTRKYIEEFQKEQALWRKKKREEMEEENRKIIEFANMQQQREEDRMAKVQENEEKRLQLQNTLAQKLEEMLRQREDLEQVRQELYEEEQAEIHRMKLREEAEEKLRKQRELKQDFMEQMALKELVLQAAKEEEETFRKAMLAKLAEDDRIELMNAQKQRMKQLEHRRAVEKLIEERRNQFLADKQRELEEWQLQQRRQGCINAIIEEERLKLLKEHATKLLGYLPKGVFKKEDDIDMLGEEFRKVYQKRSEICEEK from the exons gcagaagaaaacaaaagattgaGGAAACTCCAGCTcgaacaagaagaaaaattggCTATGGAATTGGCGAAACTAAAACATCAAAGTCTAAAGGATGAAAAGATGAGGCAACAAGTAAGAGAAAACAG TATTGAGCTCAGAGAATTGGAGAAAAAACTAAAAGCCGCTTACATGAATAAAGAAAGGGCAGCCCAGATTGCAGAGAAGGATGCCATTAAATATGAGCAAATG AAACGTGATGCTGAAATAGCCAAGACCATGATGGAGGAACACGAGAGAGCAGTAAGGGAAGAGAGTGCTGCGGAAGACAAACGGAGTCAAGTAAAAGCACAGTATTATCTTGACTTAGAGAAACAACTtgaagaacaagagaagaaaaagcaggaagcATATGAGCAGTTACTAAAAGAGAAACTCATGATTGATGAAATTGTTAGGAAAATCTATGAAGAAGATCAATT GGAAAGACAGCAAAAGTTAGAAAAAATGAATGTAACTCGAAAGTATATagaagagtttcagaaagagcaggctctctggagaaagaagaaacgtgaggagatggaagaagaaaacagaaaaatcatagAATTCGCCAACATGCAGCAACAAAGAGAAGAAGATCGGATGGCAAAAgttcaagaaaatgaagagaaaaggctACAGCTTCAGAACACG ttGGCTCAGAAATTGGAAGAAATGCTGCGGCAACGTGAAGATTTGGAACAAGTGCGACAAGAATTATATGAGGAAGAGCAAGCTGAAATACATAGGATGAAACTAAGA gaggaagcagaagagaaattgagaaagcaAAGGGAGTTGAAGCAAGATTTTATGGAACAAATGGCCCTGAAGGAATTAGTACTCCAGGCTgcgaaagaggaagaggagaccTTCAGAAAGGCTATGCTAGCTAAGCTTGCTGAGGATGATCGGATAGAACTGATGAATGCTCAGAAACAAAGAATGAAGCAACTAGAACACAGGAGGGCTGTGGAAAAACTCATTGAAGAGCGTCGCAACCAGTTCCTTGCAGACAAA cAACGTGAACTAGAAGAATGGCAGTTGCAGCAAAGAAGACAAGGATGTATTAATGCAATTATAGAAGAAGAAAGACTAAAACTTCTCAAAGAACATGCTACAAAATTACTAGGCTATCTCCCCAAA GGAGTATTTAAAAAAGAGGATGATATCGATATGCTTGGTGAAGAGTTCAGGAAAGTATATCAGAAAAGGAGTGAAATTTGTGAAGAGAAGTGA